One Chitinophagales bacterium genomic window carries:
- a CDS encoding UPF0102 protein has protein sequence MADHNELGRKGEKLACNFLRKKGYEILATNYRFEKTEIDIICRYNKTLVFVEVKTRSGQEYGEPEESVEVKKQQKLVRAAENFVQTNDMIGEVRFDVIAVIIQDNREKIKHIKDAFYPYQE, from the coding sequence ATGGCTGACCATAATGAGCTGGGTCGCAAAGGAGAAAAGCTGGCCTGCAACTTCCTTCGGAAAAAAGGTTATGAAATACTGGCAACCAATTACCGCTTTGAAAAAACGGAAATAGACATTATCTGCCGGTATAATAAAACACTTGTTTTTGTAGAAGTGAAAACCCGTTCGGGGCAGGAGTATGGCGAGCCGGAGGAATCAGTGGAAGTTAAAAAACAGCAGAAGCTGGTAAGAGCGGCAGAAAATTTTGTTCAAACCAACGACATGATCGGGGAGGTGCGCTTTGATGTGATTGCCGTCATTATTCAGGATAACCGGGAAAAAATAAAGCACATAAAAGACGCCTTTTACCCATATCAGGAATAG
- a CDS encoding glycosyl transferase, whose amino-acid sequence MKPYDYSVVVPVFNSAGTLRLLFDRIRSFFEKRGSSYQVIFVDDGSNDTSWSEILKIKEAFPDHVTGIRLSTNSGQQKATLCGLNHARGKMIITIDDDLQIPPEEIAKLIKTQEETGADLVFGLFDVKRHSLIRRIGSWLFVKIFAPYSSIISKGSSFRLISHEITSRLGGINQKYLLLDEVLHWYTNNIAYCTVEHQKRMKGQSGYSIFKLISISINYIIYYTVIPLRLMTYIGLLSSFAVIIVAMIYFYRWLVLDVPAGYTSTLLAIFFTSSIILFSLGIIGEYISRIYVQEISKPPYVIKEIR is encoded by the coding sequence GTGAAACCCTATGATTATTCGGTTGTAGTGCCTGTTTTTAATAGTGCCGGAACTCTCAGATTGCTTTTTGACCGTATCCGGTCTTTTTTTGAAAAGAGGGGAAGCTCCTACCAGGTCATTTTTGTGGATGACGGCAGCAACGATACCAGCTGGAGTGAGATACTCAAAATCAAAGAAGCCTTTCCCGATCATGTTACCGGCATCCGATTATCTACAAACAGCGGACAGCAGAAAGCCACTTTATGTGGGCTCAATCATGCGCGCGGCAAGATGATTATCACCATTGATGATGACCTGCAGATTCCGCCCGAAGAAATCGCCAAGCTGATTAAAACGCAGGAAGAAACCGGAGCCGACCTCGTGTTTGGGCTGTTTGACGTGAAAAGACATTCTCTCATACGCAGAATAGGCAGTTGGCTATTTGTAAAAATATTTGCTCCCTACTCCAGCATTATCAGCAAGGGATCGTCCTTTCGTCTGATATCGCATGAAATAACCTCCAGACTCGGAGGTATCAACCAGAAATATCTTTTGCTCGATGAAGTTTTGCATTGGTACACAAATAACATCGCTTATTGCACGGTGGAACACCAGAAACGCATGAAGGGGCAATCGGGTTATTCTATTTTCAAACTGATCAGTATCTCCATCAATTATATTATTTATTACACGGTGATTCCGCTTCGTCTTATGACTTATATCGGGTTGCTTTCCTCGTTTGCGGTTATCATTGTAGCCATGATTTATTTTTACCGCTGGCTGGTGCTGGATGTGCCGGCAGGGTATACGTCCACGCTGCTGGCTATTTTTTTTACTTCCAGTATTATCCTGTTTTCTTTAGGCATTATCGGTGAATACATCAGCCGGATATATGTACAGGAAATTTCAAAGCCGCCTTACGTGATAAAAGAAATACGCTGA
- a CDS encoding protoporphyrinogen oxidase, whose protein sequence is MNKVAIIGAGPAGLTAGYLLAKAQADVTVFEEHPVYVGGISRTEKYKGFHFDIGGHRFFSKSKEVEDFWTEILGDDMLHRPRKSRIFYKGKFYSYPLKAMEALTNLGMLEAALCILSYAKARMFPVKNPKNFEDWVSNQFGRRLFNIFFKTYTEKVWGMSCREISADWAAQRIKGLSLTQAIYNALFKSGSKTEGDSSKVIKTLIDSFRYPRKGPGMMWEVCAQKIIQMGGRVEMGTGVRGLYYNAGSRTWRVEVERNGKKEFLQDFDNVISSMPMRELVRILHPSPDKKVQEAAEKLKYRDFLTVMLILEDKNRFDDNWIYIHDPNVKVGRVQNFKSWSPEMIPDPQYCCYGLEYFCFEGDGLWTSKDEDLIELAKTEIEKIGIAKASEIVDGCVVRQKKAYPVYDDLYRENVRAIKEGLQSYEGLYLVGRNGMHKYNNQDHSMMTAMLAARNILAGQQLYDVWNVNEDAEYHEAGVAGEESFEAGRQIPKKVSSA, encoded by the coding sequence ATGAATAAAGTTGCCATCATAGGAGCGGGGCCGGCTGGGTTGACGGCAGGTTATTTGCTTGCTAAAGCCCAGGCGGATGTTACGGTTTTTGAGGAACATCCTGTTTATGTGGGAGGTATTTCCCGAACTGAAAAATATAAGGGCTTTCATTTTGACATCGGAGGGCACCGCTTTTTCTCCAAATCCAAAGAAGTAGAAGATTTCTGGACAGAGATTTTGGGCGATGATATGCTTCACAGGCCCCGGAAATCCAGAATTTTTTACAAAGGTAAATTCTACTCATACCCTTTGAAGGCCATGGAGGCACTTACCAACCTGGGTATGCTGGAAGCAGCCCTATGCATTTTGTCTTATGCCAAAGCCAGAATGTTTCCGGTCAAAAATCCCAAAAATTTTGAGGATTGGGTGAGCAATCAGTTTGGAAGGCGATTGTTTAATATTTTTTTCAAGACCTATACGGAAAAGGTGTGGGGCATGAGTTGCCGGGAAATTTCAGCAGACTGGGCTGCCCAACGGATAAAAGGATTGTCGCTCACTCAGGCCATTTATAACGCCCTCTTCAAAAGTGGTAGCAAAACCGAAGGTGATAGTTCCAAAGTAATCAAAACCCTGATTGACTCTTTCCGCTATCCCCGCAAAGGACCGGGCATGATGTGGGAAGTATGCGCTCAGAAAATCATTCAGATGGGTGGACGTGTAGAAATGGGCACAGGCGTCAGAGGGCTTTATTATAATGCCGGTTCGCGTACATGGCGTGTAGAAGTTGAGCGAAACGGTAAAAAAGAATTTCTTCAGGATTTTGATAACGTGATTTCGTCCATGCCTATGCGGGAGTTAGTGCGTATTCTGCATCCCTCCCCGGATAAAAAAGTGCAGGAAGCTGCTGAAAAGCTCAAGTATCGCGACTTTTTAACGGTCATGCTTATCCTGGAAGACAAAAACCGGTTTGACGACAACTGGATTTATATTCACGACCCCAATGTGAAAGTGGGAAGGGTACAGAATTTTAAATCTTGGTCGCCTGAGATGATACCCGATCCCCAATACTGCTGTTATGGGTTGGAATATTTTTGTTTTGAAGGAGATGGTTTATGGACCAGCAAAGACGAAGACCTTATTGAGCTGGCAAAAACCGAAATTGAAAAGATTGGAATAGCGAAGGCTTCTGAAATTGTGGATGGTTGTGTGGTACGGCAGAAAAAGGCATACCCTGTATATGACGACCTGTATCGGGAAAACGTGCGTGCGATAAAAGAAGGGCTTCAGAGCTATGAAGGTCTTTATCTGGTAGGGCGCAATGGCATGCATAAGTACAATAATCAGGATCACTCCATGATGACGGCTATGCTTGCGGCACGTAACATTCTTGCCGGACAGCAGTTGTATGATGTGTGGAATGTGAACGAAGATGCTGAATATCATGAAGCCGGTGTTGCCGGTGAAGAATCCTTTGAAGCAGGCCGGCAAATACCCAAAAAGGTTTCTTCGGCTTAA
- a CDS encoding MFS transporter produces the protein MLLADFFIQLINASFFLLLNYHMDNHGYKDYEIARFRAYQYVAVMLFAFPLGVFIRGRRKKPFFYAATLLMPAISLIIIYGIAHRMDTLLHWGFALWGMSYACMQLPAMPYILQNAKPETHTEAIVVYFLTNSTSIALCGFVGFILNRSLPEIFDTRLLMEGFTLLGFISFYFISRMRKAEVTGTKIRVLNFKKHYDWDLIARALIPTLIIAVGAGFTIPFINLFFLNVHNMQPDAFSLLGASTFLTVACSMLMVPAIKRKFGYSIAVTLVQSLSVFCLIMMTLTQYYSQWTYAVYVAGFFYLLRQPLMNIASPVTSELGMHYVGRRNHELMSAFNSSIWSGSWFISSLFFGVLRKAGMSYAGVFFITAALYSLGVLMYHLLIKDFKKRKAAGLIDY, from the coding sequence GTGCTGCTTGCTGATTTTTTTATTCAGCTTATCAACGCATCTTTTTTTCTGCTGCTCAACTATCACATGGATAACCACGGCTACAAAGACTACGAAATAGCCCGTTTCCGCGCCTATCAATATGTAGCTGTTATGCTATTTGCCTTTCCCCTCGGAGTTTTCATTCGCGGACGCAGGAAGAAACCCTTCTTTTATGCAGCCACTTTGCTGATGCCCGCAATATCGCTTATCATTATCTATGGCATAGCACATCGTATGGACACGCTGCTCCACTGGGGTTTTGCCCTTTGGGGTATGTCCTATGCCTGCATGCAGTTGCCGGCAATGCCCTACATCCTGCAAAATGCAAAGCCCGAAACCCATACTGAGGCTATTGTAGTCTATTTTCTGACTAACAGCACCAGCATAGCCCTTTGTGGATTTGTGGGTTTTATACTCAACAGATCTCTGCCCGAAATTTTTGATACACGCCTGCTTATGGAAGGCTTTACGCTGCTGGGTTTTATCAGCTTTTATTTTATCAGCCGTATGCGCAAGGCCGAGGTCACCGGCACGAAAATCCGTGTGTTGAACTTCAAAAAGCATTACGATTGGGACCTTATCGCCCGGGCTCTCATCCCCACGCTGATCATTGCTGTGGGGGCAGGTTTTACTATTCCTTTTATAAATCTTTTCTTTCTGAATGTTCATAACATGCAGCCGGATGCATTCAGCCTTCTGGGTGCATCTACATTTTTGACCGTAGCATGCAGCATGCTCATGGTGCCGGCTATAAAAAGGAAATTCGGCTATTCCATTGCGGTCACTCTGGTACAGTCACTGTCCGTTTTCTGCCTGATAATGATGACGCTCACCCAGTATTACAGCCAATGGACCTATGCCGTCTATGTTGCAGGATTTTTTTATCTGCTGCGTCAGCCACTGATGAATATAGCTTCACCGGTTACTTCTGAACTTGGAATGCACTATGTAGGCAGACGCAACCACGAACTGATGAGCGCTTTTAACTCCTCCATCTGGTCAGGAAGCTGGTTTATCAGTTCCCTTTTTTTCGGAGTACTCCGAAAGGCCGGAATGAGCTATGCCGGAGTATTTTTTATCACCGCAGCGCTCTATTCTCTTGGCGTCCTTATGTACCACCTACTGATTAAAGACTTTAAAAAACGCAAGGCTGCCGGACTTATTGATTACTAA
- a CDS encoding heme-binding protein, translating into MAKKILWILIAVLIIMQFFRPGKNITDKASPQAIGNHYPLPAEVKDILQVSCFDCHSNNTRYPWYAEIQPFGWLLANHIKEGKEHLNFDEFASYSRDDQLDYFEDIEEVIQKKEMPLKSYTFIHRDARLNDSKMAQLLRWTADCRTYAQKAASTHPQLDEPDEEHEEER; encoded by the coding sequence ATGGCCAAGAAAATACTCTGGATACTGATTGCCGTACTGATCATCATGCAGTTTTTCAGACCGGGAAAAAATATCACCGACAAAGCTTCTCCTCAGGCCATTGGGAATCATTATCCCTTACCCGCTGAGGTTAAGGATATTCTGCAGGTATCCTGCTTTGATTGTCACAGCAATAATACCCGCTATCCCTGGTATGCAGAAATACAGCCTTTCGGCTGGCTGCTGGCTAATCATATTAAAGAAGGAAAAGAACACCTGAATTTTGATGAGTTTGCAAGCTACAGCCGCGATGATCAGCTGGACTACTTTGAGGATATTGAGGAAGTGATTCAGAAAAAAGAAATGCCCCTTAAATCCTATACTTTCATACACAGAGATGCCCGGCTGAACGATAGCAAAATGGCTCAGCTGCTGCGCTGGACCGCTGACTGCCGGACGTATGCACAAAAAGCTGCTTCCACCCACCCGCAACTGGATGAACCTGATGAGGAACATGAAGAAGAAAGATAG
- a CDS encoding 3-oxoacyl-ACP synthase, whose product MALFALKNARFCGVASCVPVHTESNYDLPLLTPKERELLVKSTGIEKRRVAPGGICSSDLCVEGARELLKQLNWAPEEISILLFITQTPDYITPASSALIQDRLSLSHGCIALDINLGCSGYVYGLAITASLLNALGGGKALLLAGDISTATISQQDKSTVPIFSDAGSATALEYDPQAPEMFFNLEGDGSRFETIIIPAGGYRKPVDTAALEYRQRGEGIVRNDTHLILNGIDVFNFSVREVPRNVNKLLTFAGTAKNDIDYYVFHQANLIINEAIRKKLQLPADRVPYSLHDFGNTSSATIPVTLTTCLREKLQTSNVKMLLSGFGVGLSWGSALIQTRQICCPQLIEI is encoded by the coding sequence ATGGCTTTGTTTGCGCTTAAAAATGCACGTTTCTGCGGTGTAGCCTCCTGTGTACCTGTGCATACAGAATCTAATTATGATTTGCCCCTGCTAACCCCCAAAGAACGGGAACTGTTGGTAAAGAGCACCGGCATTGAAAAACGCAGGGTTGCCCCCGGTGGAATTTGTAGTTCTGATTTGTGTGTGGAAGGTGCCAGGGAATTGCTGAAACAACTTAACTGGGCTCCGGAAGAAATCAGTATTCTGTTATTTATTACGCAAACCCCCGATTACATCACCCCGGCCAGCAGTGCACTCATTCAGGATCGGCTGTCCCTTTCCCATGGCTGTATAGCACTGGACATTAACCTCGGGTGTTCAGGTTATGTGTATGGTTTGGCGATAACGGCCAGTCTGCTCAACGCCCTGGGTGGCGGCAAAGCACTTCTTTTGGCCGGTGATATTTCTACGGCTACAATTTCCCAACAGGATAAAAGCACCGTCCCCATCTTTTCGGATGCCGGATCAGCCACCGCCCTGGAGTATGACCCGCAGGCACCGGAAATGTTCTTCAATCTGGAAGGGGATGGCAGCCGTTTTGAAACAATCATCATTCCTGCAGGAGGCTATCGCAAGCCTGTGGATACCGCAGCGCTGGAATACAGACAACGGGGAGAAGGTATTGTCCGTAATGATACGCATCTGATTTTAAACGGCATTGATGTGTTTAACTTTTCGGTAAGGGAGGTGCCCCGCAACGTGAATAAGCTGCTGACATTTGCCGGAACGGCAAAAAACGACATTGACTATTATGTTTTTCATCAGGCCAACCTGATTATTAACGAAGCCATTCGTAAGAAACTGCAGCTCCCCGCTGACCGTGTACCTTACTCGCTTCATGATTTCGGGAATACCAGCTCGGCCACTATCCCGGTAACCCTCACTACCTGTCTGCGCGAAAAACTGCAAACCAGCAATGTAAAAATGTTACTGAGCGGCTTTGGCGTAGGGCTATCCTGGGGTTCGGCTTTGATTCAAACCAGACAAATATGCTGCCCGCAACTCATTGAAATTTGA
- a CDS encoding glycosyl transferase yields MASGRKILFLPRWYPSDNDPQNGVFIRKHAQAAALLNEVVVLIAEPVQGPGRITIARQENLTEIIVYYPKRKLGLGKILAYLLALRQGWQIIRQSGFSPQLSHVEVIGRQALLALWLYYRHQVPYVVTEHWSGYLTGQFQRKALIARWFSAWVLRRAAAVSVVSEILKKGMAACGLRMDYCILPNVVEVLTQSKMAPVSEKFTFLVVADLRDEVKNISGIIRAFARVYQDNKNMRLVIAGDGPDRTRLLNLVHQTGIAEAVIFKGRLHNQQVQELIAACHVVIVNSFTETFSVITLEAIFTGRPVIATRCGGPEQFVHADNGMLIPPGNEIALAEAMISIYENYHRYPPERVRLSVPHQFSLQAVAQTMERFYSKAGVLKTVIAEA; encoded by the coding sequence ATGGCTTCGGGAAGAAAAATACTGTTTTTGCCGCGCTGGTATCCTTCCGACAATGATCCGCAAAACGGGGTTTTTATCCGCAAGCACGCCCAGGCGGCAGCTTTGCTGAACGAAGTGGTTGTGCTGATAGCGGAGCCTGTTCAGGGGCCCGGGCGGATAACGATAGCTCGCCAGGAAAATCTCACGGAAATTATCGTGTATTATCCCAAACGAAAGTTGGGTCTTGGAAAAATACTTGCTTATCTGCTGGCGCTAAGACAGGGATGGCAGATCATCCGTCAGAGCGGTTTTTCCCCGCAGCTGTCTCATGTGGAGGTTATTGGCCGGCAGGCTTTGCTTGCCCTTTGGCTGTATTACCGGCATCAGGTGCCCTATGTGGTTACCGAGCATTGGTCAGGCTATCTTACCGGTCAATTTCAGCGTAAAGCCCTCATTGCCCGATGGTTTAGCGCATGGGTACTCAGGAGAGCCGCTGCGGTTTCTGTTGTTTCGGAAATATTGAAAAAAGGCATGGCGGCCTGTGGCTTGCGCATGGATTATTGTATTCTTCCAAATGTAGTAGAAGTGCTTACCCAAAGTAAGATGGCGCCTGTCAGCGAAAAATTTACCTTCCTTGTAGTGGCTGACCTTCGCGATGAAGTGAAAAATATCAGTGGGATTATCAGAGCTTTTGCCCGGGTATATCAGGATAATAAAAATATGCGCCTGGTGATTGCAGGAGATGGTCCGGATCGCACCCGGCTGCTGAATCTAGTGCACCAAACAGGCATAGCAGAAGCCGTAATTTTTAAAGGGCGTCTGCACAATCAACAGGTGCAGGAGTTGATAGCTGCCTGTCATGTGGTGATAGTAAACAGCTTCACAGAAACGTTTTCGGTCATTACTCTGGAGGCCATTTTTACGGGTAGGCCGGTGATAGCTACCCGTTGTGGCGGTCCTGAACAGTTTGTACATGCGGACAATGGCATGCTCATTCCTCCCGGTAACGAGATTGCCCTTGCCGAAGCGATGATAAGCATCTATGAGAACTATCATCGCTATCCTCCTGAGCGGGTACGGCTTTCCGTTCCTCATCAATTTAGTTTGCAGGCTGTGGCTCAAACCATGGAACGGTTTTATAGCAAGGCAGGAGTGCTAAAGACTGTCATTGCGGAAGCCTAA
- the lysl gene encoding membrane protein: protein MADLLIYGANGYTGQLIVQRALFRGLKPIIAGRNEAEIKKLAQQYQLEYRIFGLSESEAICRGLQGVKVVIHAAGPFMYTAQPMLEACLKTKTHYLDITGEIEVFERCAGYDAPAKEAGIMVMPGTGFDVVPSDCLAAHLKRRLPDAHLLQLAFASLGGGFSRGTAKTMVENLGRGGAIRKDGKIIPVPNAFKTMTIDYGDFKMQSVCIPWGDVSTAWRSTGIANIEVYMGANTRMIRAMKAANWLGWLLKTRMVKNFLKNRIDAGPPGPSEAKRKKAQSHLWGRVTNLAGQSCTSLLITPEGYTLTALTSVHIAEKTLSGNFKTGYQTPSLAYGPDLILETEGCIRKDL, encoded by the coding sequence ATGGCAGACCTACTCATATACGGAGCCAACGGCTACACCGGCCAACTTATCGTACAGCGCGCTCTCTTCAGAGGACTAAAACCCATCATTGCAGGAAGAAATGAAGCTGAGATAAAAAAGCTGGCGCAGCAATATCAGCTGGAATACCGCATTTTCGGATTATCAGAATCTGAAGCTATCTGCAGGGGACTTCAGGGGGTGAAGGTAGTTATTCATGCAGCAGGCCCATTTATGTACACCGCGCAGCCTATGCTGGAGGCCTGTCTTAAAACAAAAACCCATTACCTTGACATTACCGGAGAGATAGAAGTATTTGAACGGTGTGCCGGCTACGATGCTCCAGCAAAAGAAGCAGGCATCATGGTAATGCCGGGAACAGGGTTTGACGTTGTCCCTTCCGACTGTTTGGCTGCGCATCTGAAAAGGCGACTTCCCGATGCGCACCTGCTTCAACTGGCTTTTGCCTCCCTGGGTGGAGGCTTCTCAAGAGGTACAGCAAAAACCATGGTAGAAAATCTGGGAAGGGGAGGAGCTATCCGCAAAGACGGCAAAATCATTCCTGTGCCGAACGCCTTTAAAACGATGACGATAGACTACGGTGACTTTAAAATGCAGTCGGTATGTATCCCGTGGGGCGATGTATCCACAGCCTGGCGCAGCACGGGCATTGCCAACATTGAAGTGTATATGGGCGCCAACACCCGGATGATAAGGGCTATGAAAGCAGCAAACTGGCTGGGCTGGCTGCTGAAAACCCGCATGGTAAAAAATTTTCTGAAAAATAGAATTGATGCCGGACCTCCGGGTCCGTCTGAAGCAAAAAGAAAAAAGGCACAAAGCCATCTTTGGGGTCGCGTAACCAATCTGGCCGGACAATCCTGCACCTCCCTGCTCATCACTCCGGAAGGCTACACCCTTACAGCCTTAACCTCTGTACACATTGCAGAAAAAACGCTTTCAGGAAATTTTAAAACCGGTTACCAAACTCCTTCCCTGGCTTACGGGCCCGATTTAATCCTGGAAACGGAAGGATGCATCAGGAAAGATCTGTAA
- the fdx1 gene encoding ferredoxin, whose product MAIKITDECINCGACEPECPNHAIYEGGVEWSIADGTTVRGPVQLTDGTVVDAEQKFPPLSNDYYYIVPEKCTECTGFHEEPQCAAVCPVDCCVPDPDRVETKEQLMAKKEKLHL is encoded by the coding sequence ATGGCGATAAAAATTACAGATGAATGCATAAACTGCGGAGCCTGTGAACCCGAATGCCCTAATCACGCTATTTATGAAGGCGGGGTGGAATGGTCTATTGCCGATGGCACTACCGTAAGAGGGCCCGTGCAACTTACCGATGGCACCGTAGTAGATGCCGAACAGAAATTTCCTCCACTATCCAATGACTATTATTATATAGTTCCGGAAAAGTGCACGGAATGTACCGGATTTCACGAAGAGCCCCAATGTGCAGCTGTGTGCCCGGTAGATTGTTGTGTTCCCGATCCTGACAGAGTTGAAACCAAAGAACAACTCATGGCCAAAAAGGAAAAGCTGCATTTGTAG